The genomic region TTGCGATGTTGACGCAACAAATGTAGGTACATATTTCAACAAATCAATGTACCTACATATATTTTTTTTCTTTTTGCTCTGCGCACCGGTTTTACTTTTGACGCCATGACGCTTTCCCTGCTCAACGACGACCACTACATGCGCGAGGCACTCAAGCAAGCCCGCTATGCCTTAGCCGAGGATGAAATCCCGATTGGCGCGGTGGTGGTGCTAGAGCGCCAGATCATTGCCCGCGCCTACAACCAAACCGAGAAGCTACGCGATGTGACGGCTCACGCCGAAATGCTAGCCCTCACGGCCGCCGCCAACCACGTAGGCAATAAGTATCTGGCCGATTGTACGCTCTATGTGACGGTGGAGCCTTGCGTGATGTGTGCCGGCGCCACGGCCTGGGCGCAGGTACGGCGCGTGGTGTACGGCGCCGACGAACCCAAAGTAGGCTACCGCCGGCACGGTCACCTATTGCACCCCCGCGCCGAAGTAGTAAGCGGCGTAC from Hymenobacter aerilatus harbors:
- a CDS encoding nucleoside deaminase yields the protein MTLSLLNDDHYMREALKQARYALAEDEIPIGAVVVLERQIIARAYNQTEKLRDVTAHAEMLALTAAANHVGNKYLADCTLYVTVEPCVMCAGATAWAQVRRVVYGADEPKVGYRRHGHLLHPRAEVVSGVLAEESSQLLREFFARKRKS